A genomic window from Diorhabda sublineata isolate icDioSubl1.1 chromosome 8, icDioSubl1.1, whole genome shotgun sequence includes:
- the LOC130447438 gene encoding U3 small nucleolar ribonucleoprotein protein IMP3, which yields MVRKLKYHEQKLLKKVDFISWEVDNNLHEVKVLKRYYIQKREDYAKYNKLSRNIREIARKIKEIESNHPFRTECSAQLLEKLYLMGLIPTRWDLSLAEKVTASCFCRRRLAVVMVRNKMSESIKGATKLIEQGHVRVGPEMIKDPAFLVTRTLEDFVTWVDSSKIKRHILEYNGIRDDYEM from the exons ATGGTAAGAAAACTTAAATATCACGAACAGAAACTTTTAAAGAAAGTGGATTTTATATCCTGGGAGGTTGATAATAATTTACATGAAGTCAAGGTTCTGAAAAGAtactatatacaaaaaagagaaGACTATGCAAAGTATAATAAACTATCTAGAAATATAAGAGAAATAGCGAgaaaaattaaggaaattgAATCAAATCACCCTTTTAGGACAGAATGTAGCGCGCAGCTCTTAGAAAAATT atATCTCATGGGACTTATTCCAACAAGATGGGATCTTAGTTTAGCTGAAAAAGTAACTGCATCTTGCTTCTGTAGACGAAGATTGGCAGTTGTTATGGTGAGAA atAAAATGTCTGAAAGCATAAAAGGGGCTACGAAATTGATAGAACAAGGTCATGTAAGGGTAGGACCTGAGATGATAAAGGACCCCGCGTTTTTAGTTACAAGAACGCTCGAAGATTTTGTAACCTGGGTCGATAGTTCTAAAATAAAACGGCATATATTGGAGTATAATGGAATA agAGATGATTATGAAATGTAA
- the LOC130447391 gene encoding 60S ribosomal protein L37a yields the protein MAKRTKKVGITGKYGTRYGASLRKMVKKMEITQHAKYSCSFCGKDAMKRSCVGIWSCKRCKRTVAGGAWVYSTTAAASVRSAVRRLREVKEQ from the coding sequence ATGGCCAAACGTACAAAGAAAGTTGGAATCACAGGTAAATACGGTACCCGTTATGGTGCTTCTTTACGtaaaatggtaaaaaaaatggaaataacacAGCACGCTAAATATTCCTGCAGTTTCTGTGGTAAAGACGCAATGAAAAGGAGTTGTGTTGGTATCTGGTCTTGCAAACGGTGCAAGAGGACTGTAGCAGGAGGAGCTTGGGTATACTCTACTACCGCCGCAGCATCAGTTAGATCTGCCGTCAGACGTCTTAGGGAAGTTAAAGAAcagtaa
- the LOC130447437 gene encoding uncharacterized protein LOC130447437 produces the protein MMATVSHEINDLLNTIPDYIQKVKCDTNKFTAPFKCAVKSCPNKFEKFDENSFSLYKFHKFPVNKKLRKLWKLKCGLQKYDHVKGLMVCSVHFNLDDYIRNYKEEFNNPNFKRQLSSSAVPKLKLGPNQYKNFDISDSDYDTDMDNYQDIAQSTNSKNQVLESDIVLKNGPLDLNEVRREVDLNKELEETSRGLENELKSCENKLNAINKSIRTARVKAIHLKKRNRAEDDILRNIFSNAQINLLLGKKAVWSNDDLATAFTIRHMGSKKCYLYMKNVLKIPLPSLSCVQKWAATQAQSM, from the exons ATGATGGCTACAGTCTCTcatgaaataaatgatttgCTTAACACAATACCTGATtatattcaaaaagtaaaatgtgatacaaacaaatt TACTGCACCATTCAAATGCGCCGTAAAATCATGcccaaataaatttgaaaaatttgatgaaaattcattttctctttataaatttcataaattccctgttaataaaaaacttcGTAAATTGTGGAAATTAAAATGTGGTTTGCAAAAATATGATCATGTGAAAGGGTTGATGGTTTGTTCGGTTCATTTTAACCTAGATGATTATATTAGAAACTATAAGGAAGAATTCAATAATCCAAATTTCAAAAGGCAATTAAGCTCGAGTGCTGTACCTAAACTTAAATTAGGAccaaatcaatataaaaattttgatattagtgACAGTGATTATGATACAGACATGGATAATTATCAAGATATAGCACAATCTACAAATAGTAAAAACCAA GTACTTGAATCtgatattgttttgaaaaatggtcCATTAGATTTAAATGAAGTACGACGTGAAGTTGATCTCAATAAAGAATTAGAAGAAACTAGTAGAGGTTTAGAAAATGAACTAAAAAGTTGTGAAAATAAGTTGAACGctattaataaatcaatacgaaCTGCTAGG gtAAAAGCTATCCActtgaaaaaaagaaatagagcGGAAGATGATATTTTACGAAATATATTCAGTAATGCTCAGATCAATTTGCTATTAGGTAAAAAGGCTGTTTGGTCGAATGACGATTTAGCTACAGCGTTCACAATAAGACACATGGGTTCTAAgaaatgttatttatatatgaaaaatgttttgaaaataccgCTACCGTCATTATCTTGCGTTCAGAAATGGGCCGCTACACAAGCCCAAAGTAtgtga
- the LOC130447390 gene encoding adrenodoxin-like protein 2, mitochondrial has product MALNVILRNTLPLGRCVSANLVRNSSRQFCMGQPALNKKEIEITFVKANGTKIKTKAKVGENILDVVINNHIDIDGFGACEGTLTCSTCHLIFKQENFDSLPPATDEELDMLDLAYDLTDTSRLGCQVYLDEKCDGMELKVPATVHDARTN; this is encoded by the exons ATGGctttaaatgtaattttaagAAATACGCTACCTCTAGGAAGATGTGTGAGTGCGAATTTAGTCAGAAATAGTTCAAGGCAATTTTGTATGGGACAACCagcattaaataaaaaaga AATAGAAATTACGTTTGTCAAAGCAAATGgaactaaaataaaaacaaaagctAAAGTtggtgaaaatattttggacGTTGTCATTAATAATCACATAGATATAGATGGTTTTGGTGCTTGTGAAGGCACTTTAACTTGTTCGACTTGCCACCTTATTTTTAAACAAGAAAACTTTGATAGTTTGCCCCCAGCAACAGACGAAGAATTAGATATGCTCGACTTAGCCTACGATTTAACAGACACCTCTAGATTAGGTTGTCAGGtatatttagatgaaaaatgTGATGGAATGGAACTCAAAGTGCCAGCAACTGTTCATGATGCAAGGACAAATTAA
- the LOC130447754 gene encoding xaa-Pro aminopeptidase 3, which produces MYLSHLLYSLTLKNGVKHFSNQATKLGSKVNKCVKRVLGQPTSDTHPHILNEGEVTPMITKFEYQSRRCKFMDAITKFTFKNCLKSKDHLVVIPAASKQYMSDKIPYVFRQNTEFLYLTGCLEPDCCVVLTSDSSGNFSTTLFTRDKDEHAELWDGPRTHPEDANNFFGVNESLPMSELDKFIFSFQKSKKNLNLWYDFLMPVQRNVHLSVKNFMDETGNKHWENPKPLLHKLRLYKSPSEIALMQKACDITAQAFMDTISVSRPGIAENHLFAKFDYECRLRGAEYLAYPPVIAGGTRATTIHYINNNQVVDAGEMVLMDGGCELHGYASDITRTWPISGKFTEEQRLIYEVVYDVNKELIEMCNKFPSLDMLFESMCYLLGKRLQEVGLLGAQPSSPYLMKAAYQLCPHHVSHYLGMDIHDTPTVTRNMQVEPGMIITIEPGIYINENNKLLPKKYRGIGVRIEDDVLITVNGPVVLSRKCPKYIDDIERLSSENQ; this is translated from the exons atGTATCTAAGCCATTTACTTTATTCTTTAACTCTAAAAAATG GCGTTAAACACTTTTCTAATCAAGCCACAAAATTGGGTAGTAAAGTGAACAAATGTGTTAAAAGAGTGTTAGGACAACCCACTTCCGATACGCACCctcatattttaaatgaaggTGAAGTTACACCTATGATAACTAAATTTGAATACCAATCAAGAAGATGTAAATTTATGGATGCTATTACAAAGTTCACTTTCAAGAATTGTTTAAAATCTAAAGATCACTTA gttGTTATACCAGCAGCTTCCAAACAGTATATGTCTGATAAAATTCCTTATGTTTTTCGTCAAAATACAGAATTTCTCTATTTAACGGGTTGTTTAGAGCCTGATTGTTGTGTTGTTCTTACTTCAGACAGTAGTGGTAATTTCTCCACCACTTTATTCACTAGAGACAAAGATGAACACGCCGAACTTTGGGATGGTCCTAGAACTCATCCTGAAGACGCTAATAATTTCTTTGGAGTAAACGAAAGTTTACCTATGAGTGAActtgataaatttatattttctttccagaaatcaaaaaaaaatttaaacttgtG GTATGATTTCTTAATGCCTGTTCAGAGAAACGTGCATTTGAGCGTGAAAAATTTCATGGACGAAACTGGTAATAAACATTGGGAAAACCCTAAGCCATTATTACACAAATTGAGATTGTATAAAAGCCCTTCGGAGATTGCTTTAATGCAAAAGGCGTGCGATATCACTGCTCAAGCTTTCATGGATACAATATCTGTATCTAGACCAG GTATTGCCGAAAATCATTTATTCGCTAAATTCGACTACGAATGTCGTTTAAGGGGTGCTGAATATTTAGCTTATCCCCCAGTAATCGCAGGAGGTACTAGAGCTACTACTATACATTATATTAATAACAACCAAGTGGTAGATGCTGGGGAAATGGTACTTATGGATGGAG gATGTGAATTACATGGTTATGCTAGCGATATAACACGTACTTGGCCGATCAGTGGGAAATTTACAGAAGAGCAACGTCTCATATACGAAGTAGTATATGACGTTAATAAAGAATTGATTGAAATGTGTAATAAATTTCCATCTCTAGACATGTTATTCGAAAGTATGTGTTATTTATTAGGTAAAAGGTTACAGGAAGTTGGATTATTAGGTGCCCAACCGTCAAGTCCCTATTTAATGAAA GCTGCTTATCAGTTATGTCCACATCACGTCTCTCATTACCTAGGAATGGATATTCATGATACTCCTACTGTTACAAGAAATATGCAAGTAGAACCTGGAATGATCATAACTATTGAACCAG gaatctatataaatgaaaataacaaattactgCCTAAAAAATATCGTGGTATCGGTGTACGGATAGAAGACGATGTTTTAATAACCGTAAATGGTCCAGTTGTACTAAGTAGAAAATGTCCCAAATATATTGACGATATTGAAAGATTATCAAGTGAAAACCAGTGA
- the LOC130447755 gene encoding transmembrane protein 267 has translation MFLLSNINKPTTYLAFLICLTAFIGDTAVSYSKLQVFQALFDNATHFLIGGLSWSIVCFHSRDVSATGKIIEIFTCSLLSSIIDLDHFIEAKSLKFQDATNLKRRPFLHCSTFPFLLCILILIISYFSEIVVLKRIGFILLTAFGSHHTRDATRRGYWFYPFGSTVPVPYIMYIGIITVLPFFIKIFNENLSIPNKFVDMTVI, from the exons atgtttttattatctaatataaataaaccTACAACTTATCTAGCATTTTTAATTTGCTTAACAGCTTTTATAGGTGACACCGCGGTGAGTTATAGCAAATTACAAGTTTTTCAAGCGTTATTTGATAATGCCACTCATTTTTTAATTGGTGGTTTATCTTGGTCGATAGTTTGTTTCCATTCCAGAGATGTTAGCGCTACaggaaaaataatagaaatatttacatgTAGTTTGTTATCTTCTATTATAGATTTGGATCATTTTATTGAAgcaaaatcattaaa ATTTCAGGATGCTACAAACTTAAAAAGGAGACCATTCCTTCATTGCTCTACGTTTCCATTTCTATTATGCAttttaattcttataataagttatttttcggAAATTGTTGTGTTAAAAAGAATTgggtttattttattaacagcaTTTGGTAGTCATCATACAAGAGATGCGACAAGAAGAGGGTATTGGTTTTATCCATTCGGCTCAACGGTACCAGTACCCTATATAATGTACATAGGAATTATCACtgttttacctttttttataaaaattttcaatgaaaatttaagtATACCAAATAAATTTGTAGATATGACTGTGATATAA
- the LOC130447790 gene encoding protein mono-ADP-ribosyltransferase PARP11-like produces the protein MLVEQLEYLLPNSWIPMDLRHEKFKVVQLHPSTTEYHVVQSQLGYGTPYFSAIQGVYRVQNPILYAKFRIKAYDFEQRGQYSIKSLFHDTSRENVESICSFNFDWRFGERFKFGPGVYFSTSPYLANKHSSKNNGLFRTMFLTQVLTQNIQTVPGEIFLPDYGFDTALVHNGETYVKYFDGEYYPQYFINYIAQT, from the coding sequence ATGTTAGTGGAACAATTGGAATATTTACTTCCAAATTCTTGGATACCAATGGATTTGAGACACGAAAAATTCAAAGTAGTACAACTTCACCCATCTACTACAGAATATCATGTTGTTCAATCACAACTTGGGTATGGAACTCCATATTTCAGTGCGATTCAAGGTGTGTACAGGGTTCAAAATCCAATATTATATgcaaaatttcgaataaaagCTTATGATTTTGAACAAAGAGGACAATACTCAATCAAATCACTTTTCCACGATACAAGCAGAGAGAATGTCGAGTCGATATGTAGTTTCAATTTCGATTGGAGATTTGGTGAACGTTTCAAATTCGGACCCGGAGTTTATTTCTCAACAAGCCCATATTTGGCTAACAAACACTCTTCTAAAAATAACGGGTTGTTCAGGACCATGTTCTTAACACAGGTACTTACTCAGAATATTCAGACAGTTCCCGGTGAAATTTTTCTACCTGACTATGGATTTGATACTGCTCTCGTCCATAATGGGGAGACTtatgttaaatattttgatgGAGAGTATTATCCgcaatattttataaactatatCGCACAAACATAG